The Porites lutea chromosome 11, jaPorLute2.1, whole genome shotgun sequence genome includes a region encoding these proteins:
- the LOC140951561 gene encoding uncharacterized protein isoform X1, protein MKRVAQGIVVLLAVFAVIYAETSENVASDESILNSPKTNDENVAATPAEDEKEDEAVALKEADEDGDEDAEDEDAEDEEFEDEDAEEENAQDDEDEEQDEYPEDEDIPEDEVAEADKESDPLTEEDSEDYEEEETQEDYPDEGDAADEEDTKKESDSGLESQQETWPVPVGCRRLNPVSQKCCYGRVISKFRPCIRPKCGFLYYNPLSQKCCFGRVISKFRRCIRPKCGLVYYNPLSQKCCYGRVISKFRRCIRPKCGLVYYNPLSQKCCYGRVISKFRRCIRPKCGLVYYNPLSQKCCYGRVVSKFQRCVRPKCGFLYYNPLSQKCCFGRVVSKFQPCVRPKCGFLYYNPLSQKCCFGRVVSKFQPCVRPKCGLVYYNPLSQKCCYGRVIPKFRPCVRPKCGFLYYNPLSQKCCFGRVVSKFQPCVRPKCGFLYYNPLSQKCCFGRVVSKFQPCVRPKCGLVYYNPLSQKCCYGRVIPKFRPCVRPKCGFLYYNPLSQRCCYGRVIPKFVVCKPRARCGKYFYSPLIQKCCSYPIRVVPKLASCYIKG, encoded by the exons ATGAAGCGTGTAGCTCAAGGAATTGTCGTCCTCCTCGCGGTTTTTGCTGTTATCTACGCAGAAACGTCTGAAAATGTTGCTTCCGATGAAAGTATTCTTAACTCGCCTAAAACCAACGATGAAAACGTAGCTGCAACTCCAGCGGAGGATGAAAAAGAAGACGAGGCTGTCGCTCTTAAAGAAGCAGACGAAG ACGGAGATGAAGATGCTGAAGATGAAGATGCTGAAGATGAAGAATTTGAAGATGAAGATGCAGAAGAGGAAAATGCTCAagacgatgaagatgaagaacAAGATGAATATCCGGAAGATGAAGACATCCCCGAAGATGAAGTGGCCGAAGCTGATAAGGAAAGCGACCCACTGACAG AAGAGGATAGCGAAGATTATGAAGAGGAAGAAACACAAGAAGATTATCCCGATGAAGGTGATGCCGCTGACGAGGAAGACACCAAAAAAGAAAGTGATTCAG GTTTGGAATCCCAGCAAGAAACCTGGCCCGTGCCTGTGGGTTGTCGCAGGCTCAATCCAGTGAGCCAAAAGTGCTGCTATGGAAGGGTTATCTCAAAGTTCCGACCATGCATTCGCCCCAAATGTGGCTTTTTGTACTACAACCCTCTGAGCCAGAAGTGCTGCTTTGGAAGGGTCATCTCCAAGTTCCGACGATGCATTCGCCCCAAATGCGGTCTTGTATACTACAACCCACTGAGCCAAAAGTGCTGCTATGGAAGGGTTATCTCAAAGTTCCGACGATGCATTCGCCCCAAATGCGGTCTTGTATACTACAACCCACTGAGCCAGAAGTGCTGCTATGGAAGGGTTATCTCAAAGTTCCGACGATGCATTCGCCCCAAATGCGGTCTTGTATACTACAACCCACTGAGCCAAAAGTGCTGCTATGGAAGGGTCGTCTCCAAGTTCCAGCGATGCGTTCGCCCCAAATGTGGCTTTTTGTACTACAACCCACTGAGCCAGAAGTGCTGCTTTGGAAGGGTCGTCTCCAAGTTCCAGCCATGCGTTCGCCCCAAATGTGGCTTTTTGTACTACAACCCACTGAGCCAAAAGTGCTGCTTTGGAAGAGTCGTCTCCAAGTTCCAGCCATGCGTTCGCCCTAAATGCGGCCTTGTATACTACAACCCACTGAGCCAAAAGTGCTGCTATGGAAGGGTTATCCCAAAGTTCCGACCATGCGTTCGCCCCAAATGTGGCTTTTTGTACTACAACCCACTGAGCCAGAAGTGCTGCTTTGGAAGGGTCGTCTCCAAGTTCCAGCCATGCGTTCGCCCCAAATGTGGCTTTTTGTACTACAACCCACTGAGCCAAAAGTGCTGCTTTGGAAGAGTCGTCTCCAAGTTCCAGCCATGCGTTCGCCCTAAATGCGGCCTTGTATACTACAACCCACTGAGCCAAAAGTGCTGTTATGGAAGGGTTATCCCAAAGTTCCGACCATGCGTTCGCCCCAAATGTGGCTTCTTGTACTACAACCCACTGAGCCAGAGGTGCTGCTATGGAAGGGTTATCCCAAAGTTTGTAGTATGCAAACCTCGCGCCAGATgtggaaaatatttttattccccTTTGATTCAGAAATGCTGCTCTTACCCGATACGTGTTGTGCCCAAGTTGGCCTCATGCTACATTAAAGGTTAG